A genomic region of Ewingella sp. CoE-038-23 contains the following coding sequences:
- a CDS encoding LysR family transcriptional regulator: MSKIKLNQLEMLIAVVENNGFSAAAAVLGCTQSRISHAIAELEQHLKTRLLHRSRTGCVPTPACTRILQDAQKVMQLLASIEQVAAEMPQIAGRLRVACFRSATAYILPPCLEALAKSWPDIHLDIDDSATEYHHIDEAVASGRADIGVTINGQLPDMHSVPYVSDPYVLMIPRSFRLKHPLSWQQLETLPFIQPSVNTLTTVIERCREMGLRNEATHKLASDSGIVGLVNQGIGFSVMPWLSVLPVPENIRILELPQPLRRHSYIITRAENRHDRLISTLINFLRDKSLIRTTSVWRSGMMALDY; encoded by the coding sequence ATGTCTAAGATAAAGCTCAATCAGCTGGAAATGCTGATTGCGGTAGTGGAAAACAACGGTTTTAGCGCCGCCGCTGCGGTATTAGGCTGTACGCAGTCGCGCATCAGTCACGCCATTGCCGAGCTGGAGCAGCACCTCAAGACTCGACTATTACACCGTTCTCGCACAGGTTGTGTACCGACTCCGGCTTGTACTCGCATCCTGCAAGATGCGCAAAAAGTGATGCAACTGCTGGCGAGCATTGAGCAAGTCGCCGCAGAGATGCCGCAAATCGCTGGCCGACTGCGCGTCGCCTGCTTTCGCAGCGCGACGGCTTATATCCTGCCACCCTGTCTGGAAGCGTTGGCGAAGTCGTGGCCGGACATTCATCTGGACATTGATGATAGCGCCACCGAGTACCACCACATCGACGAAGCCGTGGCGTCGGGCCGCGCCGATATTGGTGTGACGATAAACGGTCAGTTGCCCGATATGCACAGCGTGCCCTATGTCAGCGACCCTTATGTGTTGATGATCCCGCGCTCGTTCCGGCTAAAACATCCGTTAAGCTGGCAGCAGCTGGAAACTCTGCCTTTCATCCAGCCCAGCGTGAATACATTGACCACGGTGATTGAACGATGTCGTGAAATGGGCCTGCGCAATGAGGCCACGCACAAACTTGCCAGCGATAGCGGCATTGTTGGGCTGGTAAATCAGGGGATTGGTTTTTCGGTTATGCCGTGGCTGTCGGTGCTGCCGGTGCCTGAAAATATCCGTATTCTGGAGTTGCCTCAGCCCTTGCGCCGCCACTCTTACATCATAACTCGCGCCGAAAATCGCCACGACCGGCTTATCTCAACCCTGATTAATTTCCTACGAGATAAATCCCTGATCCGCACCACCAGCGTCTGGCGCTCCGGGATGATGGCCTTGGATTATTGA
- a CDS encoding MFS transporter has translation MNSTSTSTDSQTAIYPAWGAVFAMAMGVFSLVTAEFLPASLLTPMAIGLHMSEGLAGQAVTTTAAVALVTSLLISAATKGIDRKYVLLAFSLLLVVANLFVALANGFTAVLIGRVLLGVALGGFWTMAAATTMRLVPEDKVPRALSIIFSGVSVATIAAAPMGSYFGNLFGWRSVFFAASALGAVTFVAQLLTLPSLPAKGSAGLKTIIDVLRRPAVGIAMVATILVFTGHFIFFTYMRAALEQAAGVGVNTLSAILLGFGVANFIGTALAGRVLEHRLRLMLIAMPALMAVLAALLALFGSSSVLDFVLVALWGMAFGGVPVAWSTWVTRAVPDEAESAGGLIVAAIQLAISLGAAFGGVMFDLNGANGIFSSSAVILLLAMLLIMYSVPSKAPAQGAKAQSFH, from the coding sequence ATGAACTCAACTTCAACATCAACTGATTCACAGACTGCGATTTACCCTGCGTGGGGCGCGGTATTCGCTATGGCGATGGGCGTTTTCAGTCTGGTCACGGCGGAGTTTTTGCCTGCCAGTTTATTAACCCCGATGGCAATCGGATTGCATATGTCAGAAGGGTTGGCCGGGCAGGCCGTGACCACCACGGCGGCCGTGGCGTTGGTCACCAGCCTGCTGATTTCAGCCGCGACCAAGGGGATTGATCGTAAATACGTGCTGCTGGCTTTCTCATTACTGCTGGTGGTCGCTAACCTGTTCGTGGCGCTGGCGAATGGCTTTACTGCCGTGTTGATTGGCCGAGTGCTGTTGGGTGTCGCGCTGGGCGGTTTTTGGACCATGGCCGCGGCCACGACAATGCGACTGGTGCCTGAAGATAAAGTGCCAAGGGCGCTGTCGATTATCTTTAGCGGCGTGTCCGTTGCCACTATCGCGGCGGCGCCAATGGGTAGCTACTTTGGCAATCTGTTCGGCTGGCGCAGCGTGTTTTTTGCCGCCAGTGCGCTGGGCGCGGTGACTTTTGTCGCCCAGTTGCTGACCCTGCCATCACTGCCTGCTAAAGGCAGCGCCGGGTTGAAAACCATTATCGACGTGCTGCGCCGTCCCGCGGTCGGCATTGCTATGGTGGCGACCATTCTGGTCTTCACCGGCCACTTTATTTTCTTCACCTATATGCGAGCTGCTTTGGAGCAGGCGGCAGGCGTCGGCGTGAATACGCTGTCGGCGATTCTGTTGGGCTTTGGGGTAGCGAACTTTATCGGCACGGCGCTGGCTGGCCGAGTGCTTGAGCATCGGCTGCGTTTAATGCTGATTGCCATGCCCGCGCTGATGGCCGTTCTTGCGGCTCTGTTAGCGCTCTTCGGCTCATCTTCGGTGCTGGACTTCGTGCTGGTGGCGCTGTGGGGCATGGCCTTTGGTGGCGTTCCCGTTGCCTGGTCAACCTGGGTAACGCGCGCAGTGCCCGACGAAGCAGAAAGCGCCGGTGGTCTGATTGTGGCGGCGATTCAGTTGGCCATCAGCCTCGGTGCGGCCTTTGGTGGAGTGATGTTTGACCTCAACGGGGCCAACGGCATCTTCTCCTCTTCGGCGGTGATCTTACTGCTCGCCATGCTGCTGATTATGTACAGCGTACCCTCAAAAGCACCGGCACAGGGCGCCAAAGCCCAGAGTTTTCATTGA
- a CDS encoding LacI family DNA-binding transcriptional regulator — translation MSRINIRQVAKAAGVSTATVSRVINGTGPVKPETREKVMRVVEQEGFYPNRLGQKLRNSHSGMLLVMVSSIGNPFCALVVCGIESEAERRGYHIILCNSESSPQREAAYLKLLHERTVDGVITMDATTQIDALKEHIGHHPWVQCGEYKQGATPFVSIDSYSAARAAVDHLVQSGKKRIAMISAREGYKYAQEREQGYLDSLAEAGLSWHKIVHARNVMSFAEGATAYEVLMSGEEPCDAIFGISDMLACGALNAAVKAGIAIPDQLALVGFDGVPCSEITLPMLTTIQQPMLEMGCRSAGLLIDQIEGKALTSHESELLLPWNLVPRDST, via the coding sequence ATGAGCAGGATAAACATACGGCAAGTGGCGAAGGCTGCGGGTGTTTCGACCGCGACTGTATCGCGGGTGATTAATGGCACCGGGCCGGTAAAGCCAGAAACTCGTGAAAAAGTCATGCGCGTCGTTGAGCAGGAAGGCTTTTATCCTAATCGTCTCGGTCAAAAGTTGAGGAATTCCCACAGCGGCATGCTGTTGGTAATGGTTTCAAGTATTGGCAATCCGTTCTGTGCGCTGGTGGTCTGCGGAATCGAGTCCGAGGCCGAGCGGCGCGGATATCACATCATTCTGTGCAATTCAGAATCCAGCCCGCAGCGGGAAGCCGCCTACCTGAAGTTGCTGCACGAGCGCACCGTGGACGGCGTGATCACCATGGATGCCACCACCCAAATTGATGCGCTGAAAGAGCATATTGGCCACCACCCTTGGGTGCAGTGTGGTGAGTACAAGCAGGGCGCTACGCCTTTTGTTTCTATCGATAGTTATTCCGCTGCCCGTGCCGCCGTCGACCATTTAGTTCAATCCGGCAAAAAGCGTATCGCGATGATCAGCGCCCGCGAAGGCTATAAGTACGCGCAAGAGCGTGAGCAGGGCTATCTCGACAGTCTCGCCGAGGCTGGGCTGTCATGGCATAAAATCGTGCATGCCCGCAATGTGATGAGCTTCGCCGAGGGGGCAACCGCCTATGAGGTACTCATGTCCGGCGAAGAGCCATGCGACGCGATTTTTGGTATTTCAGATATGCTGGCCTGTGGCGCACTTAACGCCGCGGTGAAAGCCGGAATAGCTATCCCCGATCAGCTGGCGCTGGTGGGTTTTGACGGCGTGCCCTGTTCTGAAATCACATTGCCAATGCTAACCACTATTCAGCAGCCGATGTTGGAGATGGGGTGTAGAAGCGCGGGATTGTTAATCGATCAGATTGAAGGGAAGGCGTTGACCAGCCACGAAAGCGAGCTTCTTCTCCCTTGGAATCTGGTTCCGAGGGATTCCACCTGA
- a CDS encoding OsmC family protein, whose protein sequence is MTIHKKGQAHWEGNIKEGKGTISTESGALDKQPYGFNTRFEGKPGTNPEELIGAAHAACFSMALSLMLTEAGHVAKSIDTEANVSLDKVDGGFAISKVALQSKVKLPGIDKAKFDEIIQKAKAGCPVSKLLKAEITLDYQLEN, encoded by the coding sequence ATGACCATTCACAAGAAAGGACAGGCTCACTGGGAAGGTAACATTAAGGAAGGTAAAGGGACTATCTCCACGGAGAGTGGCGCTCTGGATAAACAACCCTATGGCTTCAACACTCGCTTTGAAGGTAAACCCGGCACTAACCCGGAAGAGCTGATTGGCGCGGCGCACGCGGCTTGCTTCTCTATGGCGCTCTCTTTGATGCTCACAGAAGCTGGGCATGTTGCCAAGAGCATTGATACCGAGGCTAACGTCTCGTTAGATAAAGTGGACGGCGGATTCGCGATTAGCAAAGTCGCGCTGCAAAGCAAAGTGAAGCTGCCGGGGATTGATAAGGCGAAGTTCGACGAGATCATTCAGAAAGCCAAAGCCGGTTGCCCGGTTTCTAAGCTGCTGAAAGCCGAAATCACCCTCGACTATCAGCTCGAAAACTAG
- a CDS encoding type II toxin-antitoxin system HicB family antitoxin: protein MSTMIYQGYAAKIEYSEEDQCLIGHIAGIRDVIGFHADNVTDLRNAFEEAVDDYLSYCAEQGRSPQRPASGKISLRIPPEVHSAINVAAEISGKSVNQWINDMLSRMVYDPMHTDKSV from the coding sequence ATGAGTACCATGATTTATCAGGGTTATGCGGCAAAAATTGAATACAGCGAAGAAGACCAATGCCTGATCGGGCATATCGCTGGCATTAGGGACGTCATAGGCTTTCATGCCGATAATGTGACTGATTTGCGAAATGCTTTTGAGGAAGCTGTCGATGACTATCTCAGCTATTGCGCTGAACAAGGCAGGTCACCACAGCGCCCAGCCAGCGGAAAAATCAGTTTACGCATCCCACCTGAAGTCCATTCAGCCATTAATGTTGCCGCGGAGATTTCAGGCAAAAGTGTTAATCAATGGATTAACGATATGCTCTCACGCATGGTGTATGACCCAATGCACACAGATAAATCTGTTTAA
- a CDS encoding type II toxin-antitoxin system HicA family toxin, translating into MLNANHLKTLNIIFSTPTSRTLEWRKIENLFVALGALVTEGKGSRVRFEIQRVVASFHRPHPEKEAKVYQVRSARIFLETIGVIP; encoded by the coding sequence ATGTTGAACGCTAACCATCTAAAGACATTGAATATCATCTTTTCCACACCAACATCTCGCACGCTGGAATGGCGTAAGATCGAGAATTTATTTGTTGCGCTTGGCGCACTCGTTACAGAAGGGAAAGGATCGCGAGTGAGGTTTGAAATTCAGCGAGTGGTTGCCTCATTTCATCGTCCCCATCCAGAGAAAGAGGCAAAAGTTTATCAAGTCAGAAGTGCCAGAATCTTTCTTGAAACAATAGGAGTCATTCCATGA
- a CDS encoding DUF3313 domain-containing protein: MKKTKILQAALIAGAVLLAGCTSQITKSDKYSGFLGDYSGLKETKTPSGKTVLRWVDPSFNASNYSHVLYQPITFYPQPQPNAQIDKQTLDGVLDYTNNRLKSSIAQRLPLTDHAGPRTLIFKGAITGVSTAAEGLQFYEVIPVALVVAGAETASGHRTRDTELYFEAELIDASTGKVVMKVVRKGLGKQVSNDSQKVTLNDLKGVVDSLATDAVQFNPAPQK; the protein is encoded by the coding sequence ATGAAAAAAACGAAGATTTTGCAAGCTGCGCTCATTGCCGGTGCAGTATTGCTTGCAGGGTGTACAAGTCAGATCACTAAATCGGATAAATATTCTGGCTTCCTCGGCGATTATTCTGGTTTAAAAGAGACCAAAACACCGTCCGGAAAAACGGTATTACGCTGGGTTGATCCGTCCTTCAACGCTTCTAACTATTCACATGTTCTCTACCAGCCAATCACCTTCTACCCGCAGCCTCAGCCAAATGCGCAAATCGACAAACAGACCTTGGATGGCGTGCTGGATTACACCAATAACCGTCTGAAATCGTCTATCGCGCAGCGTCTTCCGCTGACCGACCACGCTGGTCCTCGCACCTTAATCTTTAAAGGTGCCATCACCGGGGTGAGCACTGCGGCAGAGGGTTTGCAGTTCTATGAAGTGATCCCAGTGGCGTTAGTTGTTGCTGGCGCAGAAACCGCCAGTGGCCACCGCACCCGCGATACCGAACTCTATTTCGAAGCTGAGCTGATCGACGCCAGCACCGGTAAAGTCGTGATGAAAGTGGTGCGTAAAGGCCTGGGTAAACAAGTCTCTAACGACAGCCAAAAAGTGACCCTGAACGACCTGAAAGGCGTGGTAGACAGCCTGGCGACCGACGCCGTGCAGTTCAACCCAGCCCCGCAAAAGTAA
- a CDS encoding sugar dehydrogenase complex small subunit, whose product MSDTPSKTLRVSGVSRRRLLGYIGVGLASSLMMPVPLKAFAADGELSPVDVDKFLRISRALTGKKHLNPVIGQRLYAAILQRKPDIAAQLDSLQTLPAGAPSSWAQPQQDAARIILQGWYLGQVGEGQDIAVVTYEKALMFEAVSDVLVIRSYCTNRPGYWAAKPDVAL is encoded by the coding sequence ATGTCTGATACCCCTTCGAAGACGCTTCGCGTCAGCGGCGTTTCACGTCGTCGCTTATTGGGTTATATCGGCGTCGGACTGGCCAGCAGCCTGATGATGCCCGTTCCGCTTAAAGCTTTTGCCGCTGACGGCGAACTTTCGCCAGTTGATGTCGACAAGTTCTTACGTATTTCCCGCGCGCTGACCGGCAAAAAGCACCTCAACCCGGTAATTGGCCAACGTCTGTATGCGGCGATTTTACAGCGCAAACCTGACATCGCCGCGCAGTTGGACTCACTGCAAACACTGCCTGCCGGGGCGCCGTCGAGCTGGGCTCAGCCACAGCAAGACGCCGCGCGCATTATCCTGCAAGGCTGGTATTTGGGGCAGGTGGGCGAAGGGCAAGACATTGCAGTCGTGACTTATGAAAAAGCGCTGATGTTTGAGGCGGTCTCCGATGTGCTGGTGATCCGCTCTTACTGTACCAATCGTCCTGGCTACTGGGCTGCCAAGCCCGATGTCGCGCTTTAA
- a CDS encoding GMC family oxidoreductase — MADTLKADVVVIGSGVAGGLVANELAKAGKNVLILEAGPRLSRWEIVENFRNQADKSDNMKPYPSTDYAPHPEANPSNNYLIQKGEHPYDAQFIRVVGGTTWHWAASAWRFLPNDFKIKSLYGVGRDWPMEYGELEKWYFRAEQELGVWGPNNEELGSPRSAPYPMEPLPLSYNEQRLKTVLNNNGYYVVTEPVARNSRPYDGRPTCCGNNNCMPICPIGAMYNGITHVEKAEKNGAVLRPESVVYKLEVNDKQEITAALFKDPQGNEHRAEAKYFVLAANGIEIPKLMLMSTNDKNPNGVGNSSDQVGRNLMDHPGVGVEFYANEPLWPGRGPQEMTSMVGFRDGDFRKEYAAKKIHLSNVSRTDQEAGRLLSQKGELILGPDLDKRIRDRSSRYVRFDSFHEILPHAENRIIPSATEKDKLGIPKPEFYYAMDDYVRKSAEHTYKVYADAARLMGGTDITYFKDFANNNHITGTTIMGHDPKDSVVDTDCRTHDHKNLFIASSAVMPTVGSVNCTLTIAALSLRIAETLKAEV, encoded by the coding sequence ATGGCTGACACATTAAAAGCTGACGTCGTTGTCATTGGCTCAGGCGTTGCCGGTGGTCTGGTGGCAAACGAACTGGCGAAAGCCGGGAAAAACGTCTTAATTTTGGAAGCAGGCCCGCGCCTGTCTCGCTGGGAAATTGTCGAGAATTTCCGCAATCAGGCCGACAAGTCGGACAACATGAAGCCGTATCCGTCTACCGACTACGCGCCACATCCTGAAGCGAATCCAAGCAATAACTATCTGATTCAGAAGGGTGAGCACCCTTACGACGCGCAGTTTATCCGCGTGGTGGGTGGCACAACCTGGCACTGGGCGGCCTCCGCGTGGCGCTTCCTGCCGAACGACTTCAAGATTAAATCTCTCTACGGCGTTGGCCGCGACTGGCCGATGGAGTACGGCGAGTTGGAGAAATGGTACTTCCGCGCCGAGCAAGAGCTGGGCGTGTGGGGGCCGAACAATGAAGAGCTGGGTTCGCCGCGCAGTGCGCCATACCCAATGGAACCTCTGCCGCTCTCTTATAACGAACAGCGCCTGAAAACCGTGCTCAACAACAACGGTTACTACGTAGTGACCGAGCCTGTGGCGCGTAACAGCCGCCCTTACGATGGCCGCCCGACCTGCTGTGGTAACAACAACTGCATGCCGATTTGCCCGATTGGCGCGATGTACAACGGCATCACCCACGTTGAGAAAGCCGAGAAAAACGGCGCAGTTCTGCGTCCTGAATCCGTGGTGTACAAGCTGGAAGTCAATGACAAGCAGGAGATCACCGCCGCGCTGTTCAAAGACCCGCAGGGCAATGAGCATCGTGCTGAAGCGAAATACTTCGTGTTGGCGGCGAACGGCATCGAAATCCCTAAACTGATGCTGATGTCCACCAATGACAAGAACCCGAACGGCGTGGGTAACAGTTCTGACCAAGTGGGCCGCAACCTTATGGACCACCCGGGCGTCGGCGTTGAGTTTTACGCCAACGAGCCGCTGTGGCCGGGGCGCGGGCCGCAGGAGATGACCTCCATGGTGGGCTTCCGCGACGGTGACTTCCGCAAAGAGTACGCCGCGAAGAAAATCCACCTGTCGAACGTCTCCCGCACCGATCAGGAAGCAGGGCGTCTGCTGAGCCAAAAGGGCGAGCTGATCCTTGGGCCAGACCTCGACAAGCGTATTCGCGATCGTTCTTCGCGCTACGTGCGTTTCGACAGCTTCCACGAGATCCTGCCGCACGCGGAAAACCGCATCATTCCGAGTGCCACTGAGAAAGACAAACTGGGCATTCCGAAGCCGGAGTTCTACTACGCGATGGACGACTATGTGCGTAAAAGTGCTGAGCACACCTACAAAGTCTATGCCGATGCTGCGCGCCTGATGGGCGGCACCGACATCACTTACTTCAAGGACTTCGCCAACAATAACCACATTACCGGCACCACTATCATGGGCCACGACCCGAAAGACTCGGTGGTGGATACCGACTGTCGCACCCATGACCATAAGAACCTGTTTATCGCCAGCAGCGCGGTCATGCCGACCGTCGGCTCGGTAAACTGTACCTTGACCATTGCGGCGCTCTCGCTGCGGATTGCAGAAACATTAAAGGCGGAGGTGTAA
- a CDS encoding c-type cytochrome → MKKLTLSLMAAVGLFSLTAQAEESGVDLIKRGEYLTQAADCVACHTTKDGKPFAGGLAFKTPMGTLYSPNITADKETGIGTWSDEDFLRAVHEGKNKEGQHLYPAFPYTSYTLLKDDDVKAIKAYLFSLPPVHQQNRENEMPFPFNQRWGMWFWNLVNFDSKRFEPDTAQSAEWNQGKYLVEGLGHCGECHTPRNITMGMKDGKPYAGTEVDGWTAFNISSDKNAGIGSWSKGDIVQYLRSGHVSGKAQAAGPMAEVIENSTRHLTDADLNAMATYIQTLKPQADSSVTKSRSDWGHESTSVDNLRGVPFKASQETDGARLFLGNCASCHSFGGQGSQDGYYPSLMKNSVVGAQTPNNLVNVILHGVSRKTNDGDVFMPGFADTLSDKQIATLSTYMFKEFGAQPALNVKDKDVKDLRGE, encoded by the coding sequence ATGAAAAAGTTAACCCTTAGCCTGATGGCAGCTGTAGGTTTGTTCAGTCTGACAGCGCAGGCCGAAGAGTCTGGCGTGGACCTGATTAAACGCGGTGAATACCTGACGCAGGCCGCGGACTGTGTGGCCTGTCACACCACCAAAGACGGTAAACCTTTTGCCGGTGGCTTAGCCTTTAAAACCCCTATGGGTACCCTATATTCGCCAAATATCACGGCGGATAAAGAGACGGGCATCGGCACATGGAGCGACGAAGACTTCCTGCGCGCGGTCCACGAAGGTAAGAACAAAGAGGGGCAGCACCTGTATCCGGCCTTCCCGTACACCTCTTACACGCTGTTGAAAGATGACGACGTGAAAGCCATTAAGGCCTACTTGTTCAGCCTGCCGCCGGTGCATCAGCAAAATCGTGAAAACGAGATGCCGTTCCCGTTCAACCAGCGCTGGGGCATGTGGTTCTGGAATCTGGTGAACTTCGACAGCAAGCGTTTTGAGCCAGACACCGCGCAGTCTGCCGAGTGGAATCAGGGTAAATATCTGGTCGAAGGCTTAGGTCACTGCGGCGAGTGCCACACCCCGCGTAACATCACCATGGGGATGAAAGACGGCAAGCCTTACGCCGGAACCGAGGTTGACGGCTGGACCGCGTTCAACATCTCTTCCGACAAAAACGCCGGGATTGGTAGCTGGAGCAAAGGCGACATCGTGCAGTATCTACGTTCTGGTCACGTCAGTGGCAAAGCGCAGGCCGCAGGCCCGATGGCGGAAGTTATCGAGAACAGTACTCGTCATCTGACCGATGCCGACCTGAACGCGATGGCGACTTACATCCAGACGCTGAAGCCGCAGGCGGATTCATCCGTCACCAAGAGCCGTTCTGATTGGGGCCATGAGAGCACCAGCGTAGACAACCTGCGCGGCGTGCCATTCAAAGCCAGTCAGGAAACCGACGGCGCGCGCCTGTTCCTCGGCAACTGCGCAAGCTGCCACAGCTTCGGCGGTCAGGGCAGCCAAGACGGCTATTACCCATCGCTGATGAAAAACAGCGTAGTAGGTGCCCAGACGCCAAACAACTTGGTCAACGTTATCCTGCACGGCGTATCGCGCAAAACTAACGACGGCGACGTGTTTATGCCGGGCTTTGCTGACACCCTGAGTGACAAGCAGATCGCCACGCTGAGCACTTATATGTTTAAAGAGTTTGGTGCTCAGCCAGCGTTAAATGTGAAAGATAAAGATGTGAAGGATTTGCGCGGGGAGTGA
- a CDS encoding GNAT family N-acetyltransferase, with protein sequence MQIRPYEEADRPFLRTLYLASRKDTWTWMDTDDFQLEDFDRAILGETVIVAEHQGKLLGFASIFTQENFLHNLFVDPAHKGTGVGSALLHASEAMFTGTGSLKCLLKSKNSVGFYLAKGWEIVAEGESPKGDYYLFHFLKK encoded by the coding sequence TTGCAGATACGCCCTTATGAAGAAGCCGATCGCCCTTTTTTACGCACCCTGTACCTCGCGTCACGCAAGGATACGTGGACTTGGATGGACACTGATGATTTTCAACTCGAAGATTTCGACCGCGCCATTCTTGGAGAAACGGTGATCGTCGCCGAACATCAAGGAAAGTTGCTAGGTTTTGCGTCCATCTTCACCCAAGAGAATTTCCTGCATAACCTGTTCGTAGACCCCGCCCACAAAGGCACCGGCGTCGGCAGCGCCCTGCTCCACGCCAGCGAAGCCATGTTCACCGGCACTGGTTCACTGAAGTGTTTGCTCAAGAGTAAAAACTCCGTCGGATTTTATCTCGCCAAGGGATGGGAGATTGTCGCCGAGGGCGAGAGTCCAAAAGGGGATTATTATCTTTTTCATTTCTTGAAGAAATAA
- the thiM gene encoding hydroxyethylthiazole kinase, whose protein sequence is MNTRPSVFSGNSAAAALENLRHAKPLVHCLTNDVVQSFTANVLLALNASPAMVVDPTEAAQFSAIADAVLINVGTLTQPHADAMLAAVNSANQAGKPWVLDPVAVGGLGLRTEFCRQLIKLHPAAIRGNASEIRALSGLTSTGRGVDSGDDSLSALPAAEALARETGAIVAVTGEVDYVTDGARSLAVTGGDALMTRIVGTGCALSAVVAAFVSLPGDLLDNVAAACRVMSCAGERACHEARGPGSFTPAFLDNLWLLNGEMLTSGEAV, encoded by the coding sequence ATGAACACTCGACCTTCCGTTTTTTCCGGCAACTCTGCTGCCGCTGCCCTCGAAAACCTGCGTCACGCTAAGCCGCTGGTTCACTGTCTGACTAATGATGTTGTGCAATCCTTTACGGCCAATGTGCTGCTGGCGTTGAATGCCTCCCCCGCGATGGTGGTGGACCCAACCGAAGCCGCGCAGTTCAGCGCCATTGCTGATGCGGTGCTGATTAACGTCGGGACGCTGACTCAGCCTCATGCCGACGCCATGCTGGCGGCGGTTAACTCGGCTAATCAAGCTGGGAAGCCTTGGGTGCTGGACCCGGTGGCCGTCGGCGGGCTGGGTCTGCGCACTGAGTTTTGCCGCCAGTTAATCAAACTTCATCCTGCCGCGATTCGTGGAAACGCCTCTGAGATCCGTGCGTTAAGTGGCTTAACCTCTACCGGGCGCGGCGTGGATAGCGGCGACGACTCGCTCTCCGCGCTGCCCGCCGCCGAAGCCTTGGCTCGCGAAACCGGGGCTATCGTGGCGGTGACGGGGGAAGTTGATTATGTCACTGACGGCGCGCGTAGCCTTGCTGTGACAGGCGGCGACGCCCTGATGACCCGCATTGTCGGCACCGGCTGCGCGCTGTCGGCGGTGGTGGCGGCTTTTGTTTCCCTGCCCGGCGATCTGCTGGATAACGTCGCGGCGGCTTGCCGGGTGATGTCGTGCGCGGGCGAAAGAGCTTGCCACGAGGCGCGCGGGCCGGGCAGCTTTACCCCGGCCTTCCTCGACAACCTGTGGCTGCTGAATGGCGAGATGCTGACGTCGGGGGAAGCAGTATGA
- the thiD gene encoding bifunctional hydroxymethylpyrimidine kinase/phosphomethylpyrimidine kinase, producing MKRINALTIAGTDPSGGAGIQADLKTFSALAAYGTSVITALVAQNTRGVQSVYNIDPAFVAAQLDSVLSDVRIDTAKIGMLANSDIVDAVAERLRHYQPPFVVLDTVMLAKSGDPLLSADSVEALRRLLLPQVAIITPNLPEAAALLECDMAQNEQEMREQGEALLAMGCDAVLMKGGHLTDSESPDWLFMRGSRERFTAPRVETRHTHGTGCTLSAALAALRPRHDNWPDTVRGAKAYLQQALVQADSLEVGQGIGPVHHFHQWW from the coding sequence ATGAAGCGTATCAATGCTTTAACCATTGCCGGGACGGACCCGAGCGGCGGTGCGGGGATTCAGGCTGACCTGAAAACCTTCTCGGCGCTGGCGGCTTACGGCACCAGCGTTATCACCGCGCTGGTGGCGCAAAACACCCGTGGCGTGCAGTCGGTTTACAACATCGACCCGGCTTTTGTGGCGGCGCAGCTGGACTCGGTGCTCAGCGACGTGCGTATTGATACCGCCAAAATCGGCATGCTGGCTAACAGCGATATTGTCGACGCCGTGGCCGAGCGCCTTCGGCACTACCAGCCGCCGTTTGTGGTGCTGGACACCGTTATGCTGGCTAAAAGCGGCGATCCGCTGCTGTCGGCGGATTCGGTTGAGGCGTTGCGACGGCTGCTGTTGCCACAGGTGGCGATAATCACGCCGAACCTGCCGGAGGCGGCGGCGCTGCTGGAGTGCGACATGGCGCAGAATGAGCAAGAGATGCGTGAACAGGGCGAGGCGCTGTTGGCGATGGGCTGTGACGCGGTGCTGATGAAGGGCGGGCATTTAACGGATAGCGAAAGCCCGGACTGGCTGTTTATGCGCGGATCCCGCGAGCGCTTTACCGCGCCGCGGGTTGAGACTCGACACACCCATGGCACGGGCTGCACGCTGTCGGCGGCGTTGGCGGCTCTGCGCCCGCGCCACGATAACTGGCCGGACACGGTTCGCGGCGCAAAGGCTTATCTGCAACAGGCGCTGGTGCAGGCGGATTCGCTGGAGGTGGGGCAAGGTATCGGCCCGGTTCACCATTTTCACCAGTGGTGGTAA